From a region of the Pontixanthobacter gangjinensis genome:
- a CDS encoding glutaminase has product MCLQTIVDDIAAEMALVTERGRVADYIPDLACVSPSKFGIAIALADGSCFTAGDADEAFSIQSITKVFSLTMALGLVGDGLWQRVGREPSGTAFNSIVQLETESGIPRNPFINAGAIVLADILLANYEPAEVLGEFVRFVRELAGDDTIVIDHQVAKGEAATGFRNMALANYMRSFGNIHHEVDKVLGVYFHHCALAMSCRQLALASRYLACGGRNPDTGYAMVPARRAKRILSLMLSCGHYDGSGEFAFRVGLPGKSGVGGGILAAVPGIASIAVWSPGLNERGNSQIGSFALERLVEKTGWSVFEERNH; this is encoded by the coding sequence ATGTGCCTTCAGACAATCGTCGATGACATTGCGGCAGAAATGGCGCTGGTTACCGAGCGTGGACGCGTTGCCGATTATATTCCCGACCTTGCTTGCGTATCGCCGTCAAAATTCGGCATCGCGATCGCGCTTGCGGATGGTTCCTGCTTTACTGCGGGTGACGCTGACGAAGCGTTCTCCATCCAGAGCATCACCAAGGTTTTCAGCCTGACGATGGCGCTCGGGCTGGTTGGTGACGGTTTGTGGCAGCGGGTCGGGCGGGAGCCGTCGGGCACGGCATTCAATTCGATTGTGCAGCTTGAAACCGAATCAGGCATCCCGCGCAATCCGTTCATCAACGCAGGTGCGATCGTCCTCGCAGATATTCTACTCGCCAATTATGAGCCGGCAGAGGTGCTCGGCGAGTTCGTCCGGTTCGTCCGCGAGCTGGCCGGTGATGATACTATTGTAATCGACCATCAAGTGGCAAAAGGGGAGGCGGCAACCGGTTTCCGCAATATGGCGCTGGCCAATTATATGCGGTCATTCGGTAATATTCATCACGAAGTCGATAAGGTCCTAGGTGTTTATTTCCACCACTGTGCGTTGGCGATGAGCTGCCGCCAGTTGGCGCTTGCAAGCCGCTATTTGGCGTGTGGTGGACGCAACCCTGATACCGGCTATGCCATGGTGCCGGCCAGGCGCGCCAAACGGATATTGTCGCTGATGCTGTCCTGCGGCCATTATGATGGTTCGGGCGAATTCGCGTTCAGAGTCGGTTTGCCGGGCAAGTCGGGTGTGGGTGGCGGTATCCTTGCGGCTGTGCCTGGTATCGCATCGATTGCTGTCTGGTCACCGGGATTGAACGAGCGCGGCAATTCGCAGATCGGCTCCTTTGCGCTGGAGCGGCTGGTGGAGAAAACTGGCTGGTCGGTGTTTGAAGAGCGTAACCACTAA
- a CDS encoding ATP-grasp domain-containing protein codes for MMKIGFLACPETLPSSGTERRGDAFEHDLQVAALRPSLEERGAELTEIDWHSPLGDFAQFDLVLLGTVWDYQDQPEAFLAKIEAIEASGVRVCNSPALVRWNIDKVYLQDLAKVGVKTIPTLWNDNPNRADISAAFEHFGCDRLVVKLRVSGGAIGQLIFAQDDLPDAEWQMGQKAMIQPFLPAIQAEGELSFVFIDGAFSHAIQKTPSKGEYRIQSLYGGQETSVNPSDQDIASALSVLRTMPRTTPGDTPLYARIDMLRADDGGLLVMEAEAIEPFLYPVQGPELGERIAEAIVARLA; via the coding sequence ATGATGAAAATTGGCTTCTTAGCCTGCCCCGAAACTCTGCCTTCGTCGGGCACCGAGCGAAGAGGAGATGCGTTCGAGCATGACCTTCAGGTCGCTGCTCTGCGCCCTTCCCTGGAAGAACGCGGTGCAGAGTTAACCGAGATTGACTGGCATTCGCCGCTTGGGGATTTTGCGCAGTTCGATTTGGTTCTGCTCGGCACTGTGTGGGATTATCAAGATCAGCCCGAAGCATTCCTTGCCAAAATCGAGGCGATTGAGGCGAGCGGTGTAAGAGTGTGCAATTCGCCTGCATTGGTCCGCTGGAACATCGATAAAGTCTATCTGCAAGACTTGGCGAAAGTCGGGGTGAAGACCATTCCGACCCTATGGAATGACAATCCAAACCGCGCCGACATATCGGCGGCGTTCGAGCATTTTGGGTGCGATCGCTTGGTAGTTAAGCTCCGCGTGAGTGGGGGTGCAATCGGGCAGCTCATTTTTGCACAAGATGACCTCCCCGATGCGGAATGGCAAATGGGTCAAAAGGCGATGATCCAACCCTTCCTCCCCGCAATACAGGCAGAAGGCGAGCTGTCTTTTGTGTTTATCGATGGTGCATTTTCTCATGCTATCCAGAAGACACCATCCAAGGGCGAATACCGGATCCAATCGCTTTATGGCGGGCAAGAGACGTCGGTAAATCCATCGGACCAAGACATTGCGTCGGCACTATCGGTGCTGCGGACGATGCCCCGAACAACACCCGGAGACACCCCGCTCTATGCCCGCATCGATATGTTGCGCGCTGATGATGGCGGACTGCTGGTGATGGAGGCGGAAGCAATCGAGCCGTTTCTCTATCCGGTGCAAGGGCCGGAGCTTGGCGAGCGGATAGCAGAAGCGATTGTAGCGCGATTGGCCTGA
- a CDS encoding cystathionine gamma-synthase family protein: MTDATDAVTTPTPRRNPKPKVTTIGGRELKPSTLMMGHGYDPALSEGSLKAPIFLTSTFAFENSAAGKRHFEGITGKRPGGAEGLVYSRFNGPNQEILEDRLSIWDGAEDSLSFSSGMTAITVMMLAYCNAGDVIVHSGPLYAATEGFVAKILSKFGITYIDFAAGATREEIDAVLEQAKVKAADQGGKVAMVYLESPANPTNALVDIEAVQASRDVILDADVTPIAIDNTFLGPLWSRPLDHGADVVVYSLTKYVGGHSDLVAGSIAGAKKWMDPVRALRNTMGGICDPNTAWMLLRSLETVELRMQRAGENAAKVCAFLRDHPKVEGLGYLGFIDDPRQQDIYNRHCLGAGSTFSLFIKGGEAEAFRFLDSMKIAKLAVSLGGTETLASLPAAMTHLSVPDERKAQLGITDNLVRISIGIEDPDDLIADFEQALAQV; this comes from the coding sequence ATGACCGATGCAACCGACGCTGTCACCACCCCCACCCCGCGCCGAAATCCCAAGCCTAAAGTCACCACAATTGGCGGCCGCGAGCTGAAGCCATCGACCCTGATGATGGGCCATGGTTACGATCCGGCGCTGTCCGAAGGTTCGCTGAAGGCTCCGATCTTCCTCACATCGACTTTCGCGTTTGAAAATTCGGCAGCAGGCAAGCGCCATTTCGAAGGCATCACCGGCAAGCGCCCCGGCGGCGCGGAAGGCCTCGTCTATTCCCGTTTTAACGGACCCAATCAGGAAATCCTCGAAGATCGTTTGAGCATTTGGGATGGCGCGGAAGACTCGCTGTCATTCTCCAGCGGGATGACCGCGATTACGGTGATGATGCTGGCCTATTGCAACGCAGGCGATGTTATCGTCCATTCCGGGCCGCTTTATGCCGCGACGGAGGGCTTTGTTGCCAAAATCCTCAGCAAATTCGGTATCACCTATATTGATTTTGCCGCTGGTGCGACGCGCGAAGAAATTGACGCTGTGCTTGAACAGGCCAAGGTCAAAGCCGCAGATCAAGGCGGCAAAGTCGCCATGGTTTATCTCGAAAGCCCGGCCAACCCGACCAATGCGCTGGTTGATATCGAAGCCGTACAGGCTTCGCGCGATGTCATCCTCGACGCGGATGTAACGCCAATTGCGATCGACAACACTTTCCTTGGTCCTTTGTGGTCGCGTCCTCTCGATCACGGCGCTGACGTAGTCGTCTATTCGCTGACAAAATATGTCGGCGGACATTCTGATCTGGTTGCAGGCAGCATTGCAGGCGCGAAGAAATGGATGGATCCGGTCCGCGCATTGCGCAACACGATGGGCGGGATCTGCGATCCGAACACCGCATGGATGCTGTTGCGCTCGCTTGAAACCGTGGAATTGCGGATGCAGCGTGCTGGCGAAAACGCCGCAAAAGTTTGCGCTTTCCTAAGAGATCACCCCAAAGTCGAAGGGCTCGGCTATCTCGGCTTTATCGACGACCCACGCCAACAGGACATTTATAACCGTCACTGTCTGGGTGCAGGATCAACCTTCTCGCTATTTATCAAAGGCGGCGAAGCAGAGGCCTTCCGTTTCCTCGACAGTATGAAGATTGCCAAGCTGGCGGTCAGCCTCGGCGGGACAGAAACACTAGCCAGCCTGCCAGCAGCGATGACCCATCTGTCCGTGCCCGACGAGCGCAAAGCGCAACTCGGCATCACCGACAATCTGGTGCGCATTTCCATCGGCATCGAAGACCCGGATGATCTGATTGCCGACTTCGAACAAGCCTTGGCTCAAGTCTAA
- a CDS encoding SLC13 family permease: MTPRQIGFILGLAAFALTLLAPPPAGMPQEAWLVAGLVVWMAAWWMTEAIPLTATALLPFLVLPFGGVLTAKETASAYYAPILFLILGGAFIALAIERTGLHRRLSLAILKTVGSGVGMPPKTTRIWLAVIVSASLLSMLIFNTSTSLIILILAVAVLGGLVLSGAEKLLLAFMVSAAVLSMLISNTSTSLIMMPMALAVLAGGGLAADDQDGLAGALPMGIAFAASIGGLGTIVGSPTNGIAVALLDSMIGVQISFAEWAMFGIPIVIVGVPVAAFIISKVQKVSVTHFDVDAAREAIQTQTVWSSAEKRLVPLIAITFALWMTAPLLKGYLPDGSLTDGTIAIAAGILLFILPDGTGRPLLTWAEADRAPWGVIMMFGGGLALAAGMGASGLAEWLGKALLPLSAVPLILTALAIVAMVVLITEFASNVATASAIIPVVASLTVAMGVDPILLAMPAALAASWGFMLPAGTGPNAIAWSTGRIKLSRMVGAGFVLDMVGIGLIVALVWMVAAIL; encoded by the coding sequence ATGACACCGCGCCAAATCGGCTTCATCCTAGGCCTTGCTGCATTCGCCCTGACACTGCTCGCGCCGCCGCCTGCCGGGATGCCGCAAGAGGCGTGGTTGGTCGCGGGGCTGGTTGTTTGGATGGCGGCGTGGTGGATGACGGAGGCGATTCCGCTCACAGCAACGGCCTTGTTGCCGTTCCTCGTGCTGCCATTTGGCGGGGTGTTGACCGCAAAGGAAACCGCCAGCGCCTATTACGCGCCGATCCTGTTTCTGATTTTGGGCGGGGCGTTTATTGCTTTGGCCATCGAACGGACCGGACTGCACCGCAGGCTGTCGCTTGCGATCCTCAAGACGGTTGGCAGCGGGGTGGGCATGCCGCCAAAAACAACACGCATCTGGCTTGCGGTGATTGTCAGCGCGTCGCTGCTCTCGATGCTTATCTTCAACACCTCAACCAGCCTGATCATTCTGATCCTTGCGGTTGCCGTGCTGGGCGGCTTGGTGTTGTCGGGCGCGGAAAAGCTGTTGCTGGCATTTATGGTCAGCGCGGCCGTGTTGTCGATGCTGATCTCCAACACCTCAACCTCGCTTATCATGATGCCGATGGCCTTGGCCGTGCTGGCTGGCGGGGGTCTAGCCGCCGATGATCAGGACGGCCTCGCCGGGGCATTGCCGATGGGGATTGCCTTTGCCGCGTCAATTGGAGGTCTGGGAACGATTGTCGGATCACCCACCAACGGAATTGCGGTGGCGCTGCTCGATTCAATGATCGGGGTGCAAATCAGCTTTGCCGAATGGGCAATGTTCGGTATCCCGATTGTTATCGTGGGCGTGCCTGTGGCCGCCTTCATAATCTCCAAAGTCCAGAAGGTTTCGGTCACGCATTTTGATGTGGATGCAGCCCGCGAGGCGATCCAGACTCAGACAGTTTGGTCGTCGGCAGAAAAGCGTCTGGTACCGCTGATTGCCATCACCTTCGCATTATGGATGACCGCGCCGTTGCTCAAAGGTTATCTGCCAGATGGTTCGCTGACCGATGGCACGATCGCCATCGCTGCTGGCATCCTGTTGTTCATTCTGCCCGACGGTACTGGGCGTCCACTGCTGACATGGGCAGAAGCGGATCGTGCGCCGTGGGGCGTGATCATGATGTTTGGCGGCGGACTGGCCTTGGCCGCTGGTATGGGCGCATCGGGCCTGGCCGAATGGCTCGGCAAAGCGTTGTTGCCGCTGAGCGCAGTGCCGCTGATTCTGACCGCGCTGGCAATCGTCGCAATGGTCGTCTTGATCACCGAATTTGCGAGCAACGTCGCCACCGCCAGCGCGATTATTCCGGTGGTCGCCAGCCTGACAGTGGCGATGGGCGTTGACCCGATTTTGCTAGCTATGCCCGCCGCGCTTGCCGCCAGTTGGGGCTTTATGCTGCCTGCCGGGACAGGGCCGAATGCAATTGCATGGTCCACCGGGCGGATCAAACTCAGCCGGATGGTCGGCGCGGGCTTTGTGCTTGATATGGTCGGGATCGGATTGATTGTCGCGCTGGTGTGGATGGTGGCGGCGATACTGTAG
- a CDS encoding NRAMP family divalent metal transporter: protein MSNLHFWRTLGPGLLFSGAAVGVSHLVQSTRAGALFGLALAGIIILINILKYPAYRFGVDYGQSTRRSLLAGYRELGVWAPILFCIVILPVAPIILAAISATTAGLLGAITGIDLSVPVLVAIVIGSTSFLLIWGGYSWLDRVNRILMAFLIIATLSTTVLVLPNIEWGTLADVSWMSQPASLLFIIALAGFMPNPLDVSVPQSIWTVQAEKDVPDDDRATLSETRKGFLTGYVVTGILAICFCIMGAGIMHNSSIEPASDAVGFATQIIALYGETLGPIPALLAAISAFAVMLSTMFVAFDAYGKSFTSAYEEISGVRDPVRLRRAYVTIIMSIGISALSVLIFFLSDFGQFIDLATSLAFLSAPIIGVLNHLVVTRCAMPDAARPNRAIRIQSLIAIGVMSVMTAGYFVLNYR, encoded by the coding sequence ATGAGTAACCTGCATTTCTGGCGGACACTTGGTCCGGGGCTGTTATTTTCGGGCGCTGCTGTCGGCGTATCGCATTTGGTGCAATCTACGCGTGCCGGTGCGCTATTTGGACTCGCGCTCGCAGGCATCATAATCCTGATCAACATCCTCAAATATCCGGCCTATCGTTTCGGTGTTGATTACGGCCAATCTACGCGCAGATCGCTCCTTGCCGGATATCGTGAATTGGGAGTTTGGGCTCCGATCCTGTTTTGCATTGTCATACTGCCAGTGGCGCCCATTATCCTCGCTGCGATCAGCGCGACAACCGCAGGATTACTTGGCGCCATTACCGGCATTGATTTGAGCGTGCCCGTGCTGGTGGCGATAGTCATCGGATCAACATCATTCTTGCTAATCTGGGGCGGATACAGCTGGCTCGACCGGGTCAATCGCATCCTGATGGCGTTCCTAATCATTGCCACGCTATCAACGACAGTGCTGGTCCTGCCGAATATTGAATGGGGAACGCTGGCTGATGTGAGCTGGATGAGCCAGCCAGCCTCCCTGTTATTTATCATTGCGCTGGCTGGGTTCATGCCCAACCCGCTCGATGTATCTGTTCCCCAGTCAATTTGGACAGTGCAGGCAGAAAAGGATGTGCCAGACGACGATAGGGCAACCCTGTCCGAAACACGTAAAGGGTTTCTCACAGGGTATGTGGTTACCGGAATTCTGGCTATTTGCTTTTGCATCATGGGTGCCGGAATAATGCACAATTCCAGCATCGAGCCAGCCTCCGATGCGGTAGGTTTCGCCACCCAGATCATCGCTCTTTACGGCGAGACTCTTGGGCCAATCCCTGCACTGCTGGCAGCAATTTCTGCATTCGCAGTGATGCTATCTACAATGTTCGTCGCCTTCGATGCTTACGGCAAATCCTTTACCTCGGCTTACGAAGAAATTAGCGGAGTGCGCGATCCGGTTAGGTTGCGCCGCGCCTATGTCACAATCATCATGAGCATCGGCATATCGGCGCTTTCAGTGCTGATTTTCTTTCTTTCGGATTTTGGCCAGTTCATCGATTTGGCGACTTCGCTTGCATTTCTGTCTGCGCCAATCATTGGCGTACTCAATCATCTGGTTGTGACGCGTTGCGCGATGCCGGACGCGGCCCGGCCCAATCGAGCCATCCGCATCCAGAGTTTAATCGCAATCGGCGTGATGAGCGTGATGACCGCTGGATATTTCGTGCTGAACTATCGCTGA
- the infC gene encoding translation initiation factor IF-3 encodes MNTPPTKSGPRFDEYIQSDKVRVIDENGENIGVMYTKEAIEQAAGVGLNLVEVSPNADPPVCKFLDVGKYRFEAQKKANLARKSQKTQEIKEIKMRPNIDTHDYDVKMRNVHKFIDNGDKVKITLRFRGREMAHQNLGMDLLKRVQEDTAEDAKVESFPRLEGRQMLMVLSPK; translated from the coding sequence ATGAATACGCCGCCCACCAAGAGCGGCCCGCGCTTTGATGAATATATCCAATCCGATAAAGTCCGCGTCATTGACGAGAACGGCGAAAATATCGGCGTCATGTACACCAAGGAAGCGATCGAACAGGCAGCAGGCGTTGGCCTGAACCTGGTCGAAGTCTCGCCCAACGCAGACCCGCCCGTGTGCAAATTCCTCGATGTCGGTAAATACCGCTTCGAAGCGCAGAAGAAAGCCAATCTGGCGCGTAAGAGCCAGAAAACGCAAGAGATCAAAGAGATCAAGATGCGCCCCAACATCGACACGCATGATTATGACGTCAAGATGCGCAACGTGCACAAATTCATCGATAATGGTGACAAGGTCAAAATCACGCTCCGTTTCCGCGGACGCGAGATGGCGCACCAGAACTTGGGCATGGATTTGCTCAAACGCGTGCAGGAAGACACAGCCGAAGACGCCAAGGTCGAATCATTCCCGCGGCTTGAGGGCCGGCAGATGCTGATGGTGTTATCGCCTAAGTAA
- the pdeM gene encoding ligase-associated DNA damage response endonuclease PdeM, producing MVPLSFANQEFTLTTSGALYWPGERALLVADLHLEKSSFYAKHGQMLPPYDSRETLERIALAIRETGARRVFTLGDNFHDSEGSARLEPHAAGMLSALTRATDWVWITGNHDPHMEARAGGEIAEELEIAGMVLRHEAKAGETRPEFSGHFHPRLQISVRKRRIRRPCAVVSTSETSGGRMILPAFGALTGGMDAADPAILAAMQPAERIDAMLPAAGKLVQFPLWRREQNLV from the coding sequence ATGGTTCCCCTTTCGTTCGCAAATCAAGAATTCACGTTGACCACCTCAGGCGCGCTTTATTGGCCGGGCGAACGTGCCTTGCTGGTGGCCGATTTGCACCTCGAAAAATCAAGCTTCTATGCCAAACATGGCCAGATGTTGCCCCCCTATGACAGCCGCGAAACGTTGGAGCGGATTGCCTTGGCGATTCGCGAAACCGGCGCGCGACGGGTGTTTACTCTGGGCGATAATTTCCACGATAGCGAAGGATCGGCGCGGCTCGAACCGCATGCGGCGGGAATGTTGTCGGCGCTCACTCGCGCAACCGACTGGGTGTGGATCACAGGAAACCACGATCCCCATATGGAAGCCCGGGCCGGAGGCGAGATTGCCGAGGAATTGGAAATCGCCGGAATGGTCCTGCGGCACGAGGCAAAAGCAGGCGAAACGCGGCCCGAATTCTCCGGCCATTTTCACCCGCGCCTGCAAATCAGTGTCCGCAAGCGCCGCATTCGCCGCCCGTGCGCGGTAGTCAGCACCAGCGAGACCAGCGGAGGGCGCATGATTCTACCTGCCTTCGGGGCATTGACCGGCGGAATGGATGCCGCTGACCCGGCAATTCTCGCCGCCATGCAACCAGCTGAAAGGATTGATGCAATGTTGCCCGCCGCAGGCAAGCTGGTGCAATTCCCGTTGTGGAGGCGGGAACAGAATCTGGTTTAG
- the hemF gene encoding oxygen-dependent coproporphyrinogen oxidase has translation MTDTTEHTNRAKEWFETLRTKICNEFEAIERETGSDAAFTFTPWEREEEGNSDPGGGVQGLMKGKVFEKVGVNVSTVRGSFAPEFAASINGASAENPGFTATGISLVAHMANPHVPAVHMNTRFLTTGKSWFGGGADLNPPIPYDEDTADFHAAFRAACAAHNPTYYDKFKKWADDYFYIPHRQCHRGVGGIFYDHMECPDGDGSGAAFDRNFAFTKDVGETFLGIYPKLVRRRMDSDFTDADKLQQLQWRGRYAEFNLVYDRGTLFGLKTGGNIDAILMSLPPEAVWS, from the coding sequence ATGACTGACACTACCGAACACACCAATCGCGCCAAAGAATGGTTCGAGACCCTGCGCACCAAAATCTGCAACGAGTTCGAGGCGATCGAACGCGAGACGGGTAGTGATGCTGCGTTCACCTTCACCCCGTGGGAGCGCGAGGAAGAAGGCAATTCTGACCCGGGCGGCGGGGTTCAGGGCTTGATGAAGGGCAAAGTGTTCGAAAAAGTAGGGGTCAATGTTTCGACTGTGCGCGGCAGTTTTGCGCCCGAATTCGCCGCCAGCATCAATGGTGCCAGTGCCGAGAACCCCGGTTTCACCGCAACCGGCATTTCGCTGGTGGCGCATATGGCCAACCCGCATGTTCCAGCGGTGCATATGAACACGCGTTTTCTGACCACTGGCAAATCATGGTTCGGCGGCGGTGCGGATCTTAACCCGCCAATACCGTATGATGAAGACACTGCCGATTTTCACGCTGCATTCCGGGCGGCCTGCGCAGCGCATAACCCGACCTATTATGATAAATTCAAAAAATGGGCGGATGACTATTTCTACATCCCCCACCGCCAATGCCATCGCGGGGTAGGCGGGATATTTTACGATCATATGGAATGCCCCGACGGCGACGGCAGCGGCGCGGCATTCGACCGCAATTTTGCCTTTACCAAGGACGTTGGCGAAACTTTCCTTGGCATATATCCCAAGCTCGTCCGCCGCCGGATGGACAGCGACTTTACCGACGCGGACAAGCTGCAGCAATTGCAATGGCGCGGCCGCTATGCCGAATTTAATCTGGTCTATGACCGGGGGACATTGTTCGGCCTCAAGACCGGTGGCAATATTGATGCGATTCTAATGAGCCTGCCGCCCGAAGCGGTATGGAGCTAG
- a CDS encoding lambda-exonuclease family protein — translation MMTKEPAMPFTIVDLEQGTEVWREWRYGGVGASDAPAIMRENPWKSLAQLRAEREFGKRPASQTVRSSRAMARGVALEPEARAAYNRLTGHSVFPLCLQSNAHEWMRCSLDGICLDTGTAVEIKCGTGSYNSTAKNQRVPRHYYGQLQHTLAVTGFAAMDFFCYLPGRRPITINCARDEKYIERLISAEARFWESLGRG, via the coding sequence ATGATGACAAAAGAACCGGCAATGCCCTTCACCATCGTCGATCTGGAACAGGGCACCGAAGTCTGGCGGGAATGGAGGTATGGCGGAGTCGGCGCGTCCGATGCGCCTGCGATCATGCGCGAAAACCCGTGGAAGTCGCTCGCACAGCTTAGGGCAGAGCGCGAATTCGGGAAACGGCCTGCTTCTCAAACCGTCAGATCATCGCGGGCAATGGCGCGCGGTGTTGCTCTCGAACCTGAGGCGCGGGCCGCCTACAACCGGCTGACGGGACATTCAGTCTTCCCACTGTGTCTACAGAGCAACGCCCATGAATGGATGCGGTGCAGCCTCGACGGGATTTGCCTCGACACAGGCACAGCGGTCGAAATAAAATGCGGAACCGGTTCGTATAATAGCACCGCCAAAAACCAGCGCGTGCCAAGACATTATTACGGCCAGCTCCAGCACACGCTCGCGGTAACCGGCTTCGCGGCGATGGATTTCTTCTGCTATTTGCCCGGCCGCAGACCAATTACCATCAATTGCGCGCGCGACGAAAAATACATCGAGCGCCTAATCAGCGCCGAGGCGCGTTTTTGGGAGTCGCTCGGGCGAGGATAG
- a CDS encoding Rieske (2Fe-2S) protein, producing MSAMTVQSHLAPSEEANLHYLGNYTRSIPVSLNRMMENAYDWEHLPFVHPSSFASIELIDQGEWGWRCKTGLPPAAGGGEQEVELLVDRPNHYWATTVLSGTGEGIQIHTQASDKGSSDGRMIAIDVRFYLPQAPETAAQSAMILGYLQGQYKTLYDEDEALMSSRQQALDDRKKVSDDIPSSVDLGIEAELDRGKSHPVSLERGRFAVRHHGGEWIAHAAVCPHMLGPLGDAEIDAEGLITCPWHAYRFEIDGGAEQQGRCGDLLPPPPIRLVDGHLFIGD from the coding sequence ATGTCAGCCATGACAGTTCAATCGCACCTTGCCCCGTCCGAAGAAGCCAATCTCCACTATCTTGGCAATTACACGCGCAGCATTCCCGTCAGCCTCAACCGGATGATGGAGAATGCGTATGATTGGGAGCATCTTCCTTTCGTCCACCCTTCCTCCTTTGCGTCAATTGAACTGATTGACCAAGGCGAATGGGGATGGCGTTGCAAAACCGGATTGCCGCCTGCTGCGGGTGGCGGAGAGCAGGAGGTCGAGTTGCTAGTCGACCGTCCGAACCATTATTGGGCGACTACGGTCCTGTCGGGCACGGGCGAGGGCATTCAAATTCACACTCAAGCTAGTGATAAAGGTTCAAGCGACGGACGGATGATCGCGATTGATGTCCGGTTCTACCTGCCGCAAGCGCCCGAAACAGCCGCGCAATCTGCGATGATCCTGGGGTATCTTCAGGGTCAGTATAAGACGCTGTATGACGAGGACGAAGCGCTGATGTCTTCACGCCAGCAAGCTCTGGATGATCGCAAAAAGGTTTCAGATGATATTCCTTCCAGCGTGGATTTGGGGATTGAGGCTGAACTGGATCGCGGCAAATCGCATCCGGTTTCGCTCGAGCGAGGACGCTTTGCGGTCCGCCATCACGGAGGCGAATGGATTGCCCATGCGGCGGTCTGTCCGCATATGCTGGGTCCGCTTGGCGACGCCGAAATTGACGCAGAAGGGCTGATCACATGCCCATGGCATGCCTATCGGTTTGAGATTGACGGCGGGGCAGAACAGCAGGGACGTTGCGGCGACTTATTACCGCCACCGCCAATCAGATTGGTCGATGGACACTTGTTCATCGGCGATTGA